In Thermodesulfovibrionales bacterium, a single window of DNA contains:
- a CDS encoding ribonuclease J produces the protein SEKEVRRAFEDIFSKAKGRIIIATFASNIHRIQQAVDVAGMFGRKVILCGRSMISNAQIALDLGYLRIPRDTWLRLEDLKNLRDEETVIITTGSQGEPMSVLSRIATGEHKTIQVAEGDTVILSAKIIPGNERSIGRIINHLFRRGATVIYEKVSEIHVSGHASKEELKLMLNMVRPKYFMPIHGEFRHLSYHALLGEKVGIPKENIFILENGEVLEISESGARRNGKVNAGRVFIDGKGMGDVEDMVLRDRRRLAHDGIVLILVTVEKHTGTIASGPEIISRGFIFEDASPEVMNDVRELVSNTLKDLDKEIITDTSLLQAKLRSVLKKYLRNTMERRPMIMPIIVEV, from the coding sequence TCCGAAAAGGAGGTGAGGAGGGCCTTTGAGGATATCTTCTCAAAGGCAAAGGGCAGGATAATCATCGCAACCTTTGCGTCGAATATCCACAGGATACAGCAGGCGGTCGACGTGGCGGGCATGTTCGGAAGGAAGGTGATCCTCTGCGGCAGAAGCATGATCTCGAATGCTCAGATAGCCCTTGACCTCGGTTATCTCAGGATACCCCGCGATACCTGGCTGCGGCTCGAGGACCTGAAAAACCTCAGGGACGAGGAGACGGTGATCATCACTACCGGCAGTCAGGGTGAGCCGATGAGCGTGCTTTCGAGGATCGCAACAGGCGAGCACAAGACGATCCAGGTGGCTGAGGGAGATACGGTCATCCTCTCCGCCAAGATCATTCCCGGGAATGAGCGCTCCATCGGAAGGATCATCAACCATCTCTTCAGGCGTGGTGCGACGGTCATCTATGAGAAGGTCTCGGAGATCCACGTTTCGGGCCACGCATCAAAGGAGGAATTGAAGCTCATGCTGAACATGGTCAGGCCGAAGTACTTTATGCCGATCCATGGGGAGTTCAGGCACCTCTCCTACCATGCCCTGCTCGGAGAAAAGGTCGGGATACCGAAGGAGAATATTTTTATCCTCGAAAATGGTGAGGTCCTCGAAATATCAGAAAGCGGCGCGAGAAGAAACGGTAAAGTCAATGCGGGGAGGGTCTTTATCGACGGCAAGGGAATGGGCGATGTGGAGGATATGGTCCTCCGCGACAGGCGCAGGCTTGCTCACGACGGCATTGTCCTCATCCTCGTAACGGTCGAGAAACATACCGGGACGATTGCCTCGGGGCCTGAGATCATATCGAGGGGATTTATCTTCGAAGACGCCTCTCCTGAGGTGATGAACGACGTGAGGGAGCTTGTGTCAAATACGCTGAAGGACCTCGACAAGGAGATCATCACCGATACATCATTGCTCCAGGCAAAGCTGAGGAGCGTCCTCAAGAAATACCTCAGGAACACCATGGAACGGAGGCCCATGATCATGCCGATCATCGTCGAGGTTTGA
- a CDS encoding DNA translocase FtsK 4TM domain-containing protein, with product MDERLKRIRQEVAGVVALLCSVYILLSLVTYSKWDPSSFVFSTLPAKNYGGVVGSYISDLLISAMGLVAFAIPAVLAVYGMKRLLGREGHWIYVFGTFLFLLSSSLFSALVAFTFGFASPNDAGGVVGQMLSDLLKGLLSLPGAYIFSLALWLSSLIILSPVSLVSVIMNMKRPGIPEDAGTSAKAEELVIVSSESETVSDEPIIHGEPLAFEEVELSRPPQEKPSKEAPSLPDSGTRALKEGEYALPPLELLKAADSISSRPSKEDMLSSSSLLERKLKDFDVEGKVTQVHPGPVVTMYEFEPAPGVKINRIVSLSDDLALSLKAQSVRVSTIPGKAAIGIEVPNRNRETVSIREIISSENYKKSHTKLTLALGKDIFGNPIVADLSKMPHLLVAGATGSGKSVSINSMVVSILYKATPREVKMLMIDPKLLELSYYENIPHLISPVITGAKEAAEALRKMVFEMERRYRLLAEKGVRNIEGFNRVVPDGEQLPYIVIFIDELADLMFASGNEVEDAIARLAQMARASGIHLILATQRPSVDVITGVIKANFPARIAFQVTSRIDSRTIIDCQGAEQLLGKGDMLLMLPGLRIIRVHGALVTEEEIKGITDFITPQGIPDYSIFESIRIEEAGQENDGAEKDDMYDKVLEFAESVGEVSISSIQRRFKIGYNRAARIMELMEDDGLVGPPRGAGKPRDYLGRKR from the coding sequence ATGGATGAACGGCTGAAAAGGATAAGGCAGGAGGTCGCCGGGGTCGTCGCCCTCCTCTGCAGCGTCTATATTCTCCTGAGCCTCGTCACCTACTCGAAGTGGGATCCTTCCTCCTTTGTCTTTTCGACCCTTCCTGCGAAAAATTACGGGGGCGTCGTCGGTTCATATATCTCCGACCTCCTGATATCGGCCATGGGTCTCGTCGCCTTTGCAATCCCCGCTGTCCTCGCTGTCTATGGCATGAAGAGATTGCTCGGAAGGGAAGGCCATTGGATTTACGTCTTCGGCACGTTCCTCTTTCTGCTCTCTTCTTCGCTCTTTTCAGCCTTGGTCGCCTTTACCTTCGGCTTCGCTTCACCGAATGATGCGGGCGGCGTGGTCGGCCAGATGCTCTCGGACCTGCTGAAAGGCCTCCTGTCTCTCCCGGGTGCATACATATTTTCTTTGGCACTCTGGCTTTCTTCTCTCATAATCCTCAGTCCTGTCTCGCTGGTATCGGTCATCATGAACATGAAGAGGCCCGGAATCCCTGAGGATGCCGGAACATCAGCTAAGGCCGAAGAGCTTGTCATTGTTTCTTCAGAGAGTGAAACAGTGAGCGATGAGCCGATTATCCACGGAGAGCCTCTTGCTTTCGAAGAGGTCGAACTTTCCCGTCCTCCTCAGGAGAAGCCTTCGAAAGAAGCCCCTTCCCTCCCCGACTCAGGCACCAGGGCGCTGAAGGAGGGGGAATACGCTCTGCCACCTCTTGAACTGCTCAAAGCGGCTGATTCGATATCGTCGAGGCCTTCGAAGGAAGACATGCTTTCGAGTTCGTCGCTCCTTGAACGGAAACTCAAGGACTTCGATGTTGAAGGTAAGGTGACCCAGGTCCATCCGGGGCCCGTTGTCACCATGTATGAATTTGAACCGGCGCCCGGTGTGAAGATCAACAGGATTGTTTCCCTTTCCGACGACCTTGCCCTCTCTCTCAAGGCCCAGAGCGTGAGGGTATCGACCATTCCGGGCAAGGCAGCCATCGGTATAGAGGTTCCGAACAGAAACCGGGAAACGGTCTCGATCCGTGAGATCATATCTTCGGAAAACTACAAGAAGAGTCATACGAAGCTCACCCTTGCCCTCGGTAAGGACATCTTCGGCAACCCGATTGTTGCAGACCTTTCGAAGATGCCCCACCTCCTCGTAGCAGGAGCTACCGGTTCCGGGAAGAGCGTCTCGATAAACTCGATGGTGGTGAGTATCCTCTACAAGGCGACGCCAAGGGAAGTGAAGATGCTCATGATAGACCCCAAGCTCCTTGAACTCTCATATTACGAGAATATACCTCACCTCATCTCTCCGGTGATAACGGGCGCAAAAGAGGCTGCCGAGGCATTGAGGAAGATGGTCTTTGAGATGGAGCGGCGATACCGGCTCCTCGCAGAAAAGGGTGTGAGGAATATCGAGGGATTCAACAGGGTCGTGCCCGACGGTGAGCAGCTCCCGTATATCGTGATATTCATTGATGAGCTTGCAGACCTCATGTTTGCGTCGGGTAACGAAGTTGAGGATGCTATTGCGAGACTTGCCCAGATGGCGAGGGCCTCCGGCATTCATCTCATCCTCGCGACTCAGAGGCCTTCCGTCGATGTCATAACGGGCGTCATAAAGGCAAACTTTCCTGCGAGGATAGCCTTTCAGGTTACATCGCGGATCGATTCGAGGACCATCATCGACTGCCAGGGGGCCGAACAGCTCCTCGGAAAGGGGGATATGCTCCTTATGCTGCCCGGCTTGAGGATCATCCGCGTCCATGGGGCGCTTGTAACGGAGGAGGAGATAAAGGGGATTACCGATTTTATAACTCCCCAGGGGATCCCTGACTACTCGATCTTCGAGAGCATACGGATCGAGGAGGCAGGACAGGAGAACGACGGTGCGGAAAAGGATGATATGTACGACAAGGTCCTGGAATTTGCCGAGTCCGTCGGCGAGGTCTCGATATCATCGATACAGAGGAGATTCAAGATCGGCTACAACAGGGCCGCTAGGATCATGGAACTCATGGAAGACGACGGTCTTGTTGGTCCGCCGCGGGGAGCCGGAAAGCCGAGGGATTACCTTGGAAGAAAGAGATAG